One genomic segment of Sphingorhabdus sp. M41 includes these proteins:
- a CDS encoding DUF885 domain-containing protein, with the protein MRTRLSLFSSALLVGLTALPIVPATAATEQAATQAASETDRINAWFDEKYEEELAFSPIEQTFVGRKTSYGLIDDFSDAGADKELDWRRAAVTEMQSRFDYDKLSQDAKISYDIWIYNLEQAEAGLPFRSNSYALHQHNGLQSFFPTFLINTHKVETEADMLGFIQRLSGVATALDQLLARAKTNAAAGTRPPRFAYEGVIDQSRKIISGAPFGDGESSAIWTATEEKLQGLVDKQIIDEARAEVLRAEARAALTNAFAPAYQRIIAWYEADMPNTDAMPRGVGALANGQAFYNYRLANQTTTQLTADEIHNLGLSEVARLRADMEAIKDKVEFDGDLKAFFKFIREDDRFYFSDDDAGADQYIAAAKAHIDALKTKLPDYFGILPKADLEVRRVEAFRERDGAAQHYRSGTPDGSRPGIYYAHLSDMRAMPIPTLEVIAYHEGLPGHHMQISIAQELTGIPVFRTQAGYTAYSEGWGLYSETLAKEMGGYQDPYSEFGRLTSEIWRAIRLVVDTGLHSKGWSEEQAVAYFLENSSIPEAAVRSEVRRYLVNPGQATSYKIGMIKILELRARAKARLGDRFDIRGFHDVILGGGALPLGILEQRVDQWLDEMARS; encoded by the coding sequence ATGCGCACCCGGCTTTCTCTTTTCAGCTCCGCTTTACTGGTCGGTCTGACTGCTCTGCCCATTGTTCCAGCGACTGCGGCTACCGAGCAAGCTGCAACGCAAGCCGCGAGCGAGACCGATCGCATCAACGCTTGGTTTGATGAGAAATATGAAGAAGAGCTGGCGTTCAGCCCGATTGAACAGACCTTTGTCGGGCGCAAGACCAGCTATGGCCTGATCGACGATTTCAGCGATGCAGGGGCGGACAAGGAACTGGACTGGCGCCGTGCTGCGGTCACGGAAATGCAGAGCCGCTTTGACTATGACAAGCTCTCGCAGGACGCGAAGATTTCCTATGATATCTGGATCTATAATCTCGAGCAGGCGGAAGCCGGGCTGCCGTTTCGTTCCAACAGCTATGCGCTGCACCAGCATAATGGGCTGCAGTCCTTTTTCCCGACGTTTCTGATCAATACGCACAAGGTTGAAACCGAAGCGGATATGCTTGGCTTCATTCAGCGCCTGTCGGGCGTCGCCACCGCGCTCGACCAGCTGCTGGCGCGGGCGAAAACCAATGCGGCGGCGGGAACCCGCCCGCCACGATTTGCCTATGAAGGGGTGATCGACCAGTCGCGCAAGATCATCAGCGGTGCGCCCTTTGGCGATGGAGAGTCATCGGCAATCTGGACTGCGACCGAAGAGAAGCTGCAAGGACTGGTCGACAAGCAGATCATCGACGAGGCGCGGGCCGAGGTTTTGCGCGCAGAAGCGCGAGCGGCCCTGACCAATGCCTTTGCGCCTGCCTATCAACGGATTATCGCCTGGTATGAGGCCGACATGCCGAACACCGATGCGATGCCAAGGGGCGTCGGTGCGCTTGCCAACGGGCAGGCCTTTTACAATTACCGGCTGGCCAATCAAACGACGACCCAGTTAACTGCGGATGAAATTCATAATCTTGGTCTCAGCGAGGTCGCCCGTCTGCGCGCGGATATGGAGGCGATCAAGGACAAGGTTGAATTTGACGGTGACCTGAAGGCTTTCTTCAAATTCATCCGCGAGGATGATCGATTCTATTTTTCCGATGACGATGCGGGAGCGGATCAATATATCGCGGCAGCCAAGGCGCATATCGATGCGCTGAAAACAAAGCTGCCGGACTATTTTGGCATTCTTCCCAAGGCGGATCTCGAAGTGCGAAGAGTCGAAGCCTTCCGCGAACGCGATGGCGCAGCGCAACATTATCGCAGCGGAACGCCCGATGGTTCGCGGCCCGGCATATATTATGCCCATCTGTCCGACATGCGGGCGATGCCGATCCCGACGCTAGAAGTCATCGCTTATCATGAGGGTCTGCCCGGCCACCATATGCAGATTTCCATTGCCCAGGAACTGACCGGAATCCCGGTCTTCCGCACCCAGGCAGGCTATACCGCCTATAGCGAGGGCTGGGGTCTCTACTCGGAAACACTGGCCAAGGAAATGGGCGGTTATCAGGATCCCTATTCCGAATTTGGCCGGCTCACCAGCGAGATCTGGCGCGCGATCCGGCTGGTGGTAGACACCGGTTTGCACAGCAAGGGCTGGAGCGAAGAGCAGGCCGTTGCCTATTTCCTGGAAAACAGCTCGATACCGGAAGCGGCCGTGCGCTCCGAAGTGCGGCGTTATCTGGTCAATCCGGGCCAGGCGACCAGCTACAAGATCGGCATGATCAAAATTCTCGAATTGCGGGCGCGAGCCAAGGCCCGGCTCGGCGACCGGTTCGACATCCGTGGCTTTCATGACGTGATATTGGGCGGCGGGGCGTTGCCGCTCGGCATATTGGAACAGCGG
- the groL gene encoding chaperonin GroEL (60 kDa chaperone family; promotes refolding of misfolded polypeptides especially under stressful conditions; forms two stacked rings of heptamers to form a barrel-shaped 14mer; ends can be capped by GroES; misfolded proteins enter the barrel where they are refolded when GroES binds) → MAAKDVKFGRDARERILKGVNTLADAVKVTLGPKGRNVVLDKSFGAPRITKDGVSVAKEIELKDKFENMGAQMLREVASKTNDVAGDGTTTATVLAQAIVKEGMKSVSAGMNPMDLKRGIDQAVEAVVADLKKRSKDVKGSGEIAQVGIISANGDREVGEKIAEAMEKVGKEGVITVEEAKGLDFELDVVEGMQFDRGYLSPYFITNPDKMIADLENPYILIHEKKLTNLQPLLPILEAVVQAGRPLLIIAEDIEGEALATLVVNKLRGGLKIAAVKAPGFGDRRKAMLEDIAILTKGEMISEDLGIKLESVTLNMLGEAKNVTIDKDNTTIVDGAGKKSDIKARVEAIRNQIENTTSDYDKEKLQERLAKLAGGVAVIKVGGATEVEVKEKKDRVDDALHATRAAVEEGIVPGGGAALLYATSALQGLEGINDDQTRGIDIVRRALQAPVRQIAENAGFDGAVVAGKMLDQKSKEFGFNASTDVYEDLVKAGVIDPTKVVRAALQDASSVAGLLITTEAAVAETPSDDKAGGGMPDMGGMGGGMGGMGF, encoded by the coding sequence ATGGCTGCTAAAGACGTAAAATTCGGTCGCGACGCTCGCGAACGCATCCTCAAGGGTGTGAACACGCTGGCTGACGCCGTTAAAGTAACCCTCGGCCCCAAAGGCCGGAATGTTGTGCTCGACAAGAGCTTTGGCGCACCGCGCATCACCAAGGACGGTGTTTCGGTTGCCAAGGAAATCGAACTGAAAGACAAGTTCGAAAATATGGGCGCACAGATGCTTCGTGAAGTTGCATCGAAAACCAATGATGTTGCTGGCGACGGCACCACCACTGCTACCGTATTGGCTCAGGCCATCGTCAAGGAAGGCATGAAATCCGTTTCTGCCGGCATGAACCCGATGGATCTGAAACGCGGTATCGATCAGGCTGTTGAAGCCGTGGTTGCAGACCTCAAGAAGCGTTCGAAAGACGTCAAGGGCTCCGGCGAAATTGCCCAAGTTGGCATTATCTCCGCCAATGGCGATCGCGAAGTTGGCGAGAAAATCGCTGAAGCAATGGAAAAAGTCGGCAAAGAAGGCGTTATCACGGTTGAAGAAGCCAAGGGTCTCGACTTTGAACTCGACGTTGTTGAAGGCATGCAGTTTGACCGCGGTTACCTGTCTCCTTACTTCATCACCAACCCGGACAAGATGATTGCGGACCTCGAAAATCCTTACATCCTGATCCACGAAAAGAAGCTGACCAACCTGCAGCCATTGCTCCCGATCCTGGAAGCTGTTGTTCAGGCCGGACGTCCGCTTCTGATCATTGCCGAAGATATTGAAGGCGAAGCGCTGGCTACTCTGGTGGTCAACAAATTGCGCGGCGGCCTGAAGATCGCAGCGGTCAAGGCACCTGGTTTCGGCGATCGTCGCAAAGCGATGCTCGAAGATATCGCGATCCTGACCAAGGGCGAAATGATCTCCGAAGATCTCGGCATCAAGCTGGAAAGCGTTACGCTGAACATGCTCGGTGAAGCCAAGAATGTCACGATCGACAAGGATAACACCACGATCGTCGACGGCGCTGGCAAGAAGAGCGATATCAAGGCGCGTGTTGAAGCGATCCGTAACCAGATCGAAAACACCACTTCCGACTATGACAAAGAGAAGCTGCAAGAACGTCTGGCGAAACTCGCTGGCGGTGTTGCCGTGATCAAAGTCGGTGGCGCGACCGAAGTTGAAGTGAAAGAGAAGAAAGACCGTGTCGACGATGCGCTGCACGCAACCCGTGCTGCCGTCGAAGAAGGCATTGTCCCAGGCGGCGGTGCTGCACTTCTTTACGCCACTTCGGCTCTCCAGGGCCTTGAAGGCATCAACGACGACCAAACCCGCGGCATCGACATTGTTCGTAGAGCGCTGCAGGCTCCAGTCCGTCAGATCGCTGAAAATGCCGGTTTTGACGGCGCGGTTGTTGCCGGCAAGATGCTTGACCAGAAGAGCAAGGAATTCGGCTTCAACGCATCTACCGATGTGTATGAAGACCTTGTCAAAGCTGGCGTCATCGACCCGACCAAGGTTGTTCGTGCAGCATTGCAGGACGCTTCCTCGGTTGCCGGCCTGCTGATCACCACCGAAGCGGCTGTGGCAGAAACGCCATCAGACGACAAAGCCGGTGGCGGCATGCCCGACATGGGCGGCATGGGCGGCGGCATGGGCGGAATGGGCTTCTAA